One Halichoerus grypus chromosome 1, mHalGry1.hap1.1, whole genome shotgun sequence genomic region harbors:
- the SWSAP1 gene encoding ATPase SWSAP1: MLRMAEVLRRVLNLGSSAESEEENTAEAGPPLLLLGGPGSGKTALLFAAALEAAGEGRGPVLFLTRRPLQSLPRGRGAALDPLRLQKIRFQYPPSTHELLQLLCSAHEARGPAPSLLLLDGLEEYLVEDWGPQEAAYLAALLLDTAAYFSHQIGPGQGCGLIVALQIQEEGDSGDALQLSLLQRYFPAQCWLQVDAPGPGQRCLRACLDPGGLGPRAEWWVAFRPDGEMTITPWPAQAGNPSSDKGSSSEGQP, from the exons ATGTTGCGAATGGCGGAGGTGCTGAGGCGGGTGCTAAACCTGGGCAGCTCGGCAGAGTCCGAGGAGGAGAACACGGCTGAAGCTGGACCGCCCTTGCTGCTCCTCGGCGGTCCAGGGTCTGGAAAGACGGCGCTGCTATTCGCGGCGGCCCTGGAAGCGGCAGGAGAGGGCCGAGGCCCCGTCCTCTTCCTCACCCGGAGGCCTCTTCAAAGCCTGCCCCGCGGGAGAGGAGCAGCGCTCGACCCCCTGCGGCTACAG AAGATCCGCTTCCAGTACCCACCGTCAACccatgaactccttcagcttctgTGCTCTGCCCATGAGGCCCGGGGCCCAGcgccctccctcctgctgctggaTGGCCTGGAGGAGTACCTAGTGGAAGACTGGGGGCCCCAGGAAGCGGCCTACTTGGCTGCCCTGCTTCTAGACACAGCTGCCTACTTCAGCCACCAGATTGGGCCTGGCCAGGGCTGTGGGCTCATTGTGGCCCTCCAGAtccaggaagagggagacagtGGGGATGCCCTGCAGCTGTCGCTGCTCCAGCGGTATTTCCCTGCCCAGTGCTGGCTGCAGGTGGATGCACCAGGCCCCGGACAGCGCTGCCTCCGAGCCTGCCTGGATCCAGGTGGGCTGGGCCCTAGAGCAGAGTGGTGGGTGGCTTTCCGACCAGATGGAGAGATGACAATCACCCCATGGCCTGCCCAGGCTGGTAACCCCAGCTCAGACAAAGGTTCAAGTTCTGAAGGCCAGCCTTGA